The Chitinophaga caeni genome segment GGATGAGATAGTGGTGAGGTAATCACCCGGAACCGTTCAAGGATTAATAATTTTACGTTAACAGCACCCGTCACGCTTCCGTTCTTACTTAAGAATAGCGCATCCAGGCGGGGCTTATTATATCATATGGAACGGCTCATTTCACTTACTATATAAATAGAGGCCGCCTTTAAAACAAGACGACCTCTACCACTTTGCATTACGTGTTAACCACTTCGCGTACCGGGTACGCAAACATTTACATATTTACCCAGAGTCCCCAATTCTTATCGAACTTGTACCATTTCCCATCGGAGGCTTCCCATTTCCATTCGGGTACTTCGGCCCAATCATTACCATCTTTAGACCACAGCAGTTTGCCATCGCTGATTTTTAGCCATTTGCCGTCTTTATCAGCCCAGGCATTCCCGGGTACTTCGGCCCAGGACTTACCATCAGTACTCCAAACAAGGTTTCCGCCTTTTTTTAACTTGTACCAATAAGTTTTTCCATCTTTCATGCCCGGCCAAGCGCCGTCTTTAGCTTTTTTCCATTCAAAAACTACGGAGATGCAACTTGCAGGTTGGTGAGAATTCGCATCGAGTTTACCGGGTCCCGCTACCAGGAACATGCCTGTAGCGATGCATAAAAAGCATAACTTTTTCATTATTAAACGAGGATTTTAAAGGTTATCCAATAGAAAAACAGCCCTATTGAGAGCAGAAATTATAAGCATGACCATCAATCCTTCCCGGGAGAATTTATGGAGTGTGTATATTATAAGTAACGAGATTTCAATGAATTTGGATTTTTACCCCGAAGCTTAACCTGGAGAATTTTTTATGAATTAAGATAAATTTTGCAAAAAAATTCACCCGCTAAATGTTTAGCTTTTGTACATTTGCAACTTGCACTAATTTTATGGATAGCTTATGAATTTTCAATAATTCGGGAGGGATATTTAACAAATATTAAATATTTGTCCTAGATACCTGTAAATTTTATATTTTTCCGGCTCGTTTTTAAAACGCATATAAAACATTGACTCATGACCATCAATCACCAGGAAATTGAACTGATCGACAGTTTTGAACAAATTGCCGTTGAGATTCATCCTGCCGCCAAGGAAGGCTCCCAAGCGGTAGCCCAGCAAATTGCGGCACTCATCCGGGAAAAGCAGGCAGCCAACGAACCTTGCGTGCTCGGCCTTGCTACCGGCTCCACACCGAAATACTTATACACGGAGTTGGTAAGGCTGCACAAAGAGGAAGGACTTAGCTTCAAAAACGTTGTAACTTTTAACCTGGACGAATACTATCCCATTGAGCCGGATGCTTTACAAAGCTATAACCGCTTCATGAAGGAGCATTTATTTAACCATGTTGACATCCCCGAAGGAAACTACCACATCCCTGACGGAACTGTGCCTAAAGAAAAGATTAAAGCTTATTGCGAAGCTTATGAACGCAAAATTGAAGAAGTAGGTGGTATCGATGTACAGATCTTGGGTATCGGTAACAACGGCCATATCGGCTTTAACGAACCGGGCTCCAATATCAACTCGCATACGCGCCTTATAACTTTAGACAATACCACCCGCCTTGCCAACGCTTACGAATTCCCTAACATGAGCCAAGTGCCAAGGTTAGCCATTACCATGGGTATCAGCTCGATCATGAGGGCCAAACGCGTTATCCTGATGGCTTGGGGTTCCCATAAAGCGAAAATCGTTCGCCGCTCTGTTGAAGGTCATAGTACCGATCAGGTGCCGGCTTCCCTGTTGCAGCAACATCCTAATTGCCAGTTCGTGATCGACGAACAAGCAGCGCAAGAATTGACCAGGTACAAGGAACCTTGGTTGACAGGGGATTGCGAATGGACACCGAAGTTGATCCGCAAAGCTGTTACCAGCCTAGCGTTGAAATTGAATAAATCCATCCTGATGTTGACGGATCGCGATTACAATGAAAATGGATTGAATGATCTCGTTGTACAATACGGTTCCGCCTACGAATTAAACATCGAACAATTTAACGGTATCCGCGACACCATTACGGGTTGGCCAGGAGGTAAACCGGGCGCGAACTTGCCGAACCACCCGGAACGTTCAGAACCCGCCAGCAAACGCGTGCTGATCTTCTCCCCCCACCCAGATGATGATATTATCTCTATGGGTGGCACTTTCATCCGCCTGCACGAGCAGGGTCACGATGTACATGTCGCTTATCAAACATCCGGTAACATCGCCGTGACCGATGAATTTGTATTGCGTTTCATCGATTTCGCCGTAGGTTTCGACAAAATGTTCGAAATTGATAGCAACAAGAGCTCTAAAGTTTTAGAAGAAGCTAAAGCATTCTTGAAAATCAAGAAACCATCCCAAAAAGATACACCGGAGATCCGCGCGATCAAAGGCCTGATCCGCCGCTGCGAAGCTAAAGCTACCTGCCGCTACGTAGGTGTGGAAGACAATGCACACTTCTTAAACCTACCTTTCTACGAAACAGGTTTGGTGGAGAAAAAGCCAATGGGTGAAGAAGATATCCAAATCACCGTGGATCTATTACAAAAATTAAAACCGCAGCAAATTTATTGCGCGGGCGACTTAGCCGATCCGCATGGCACGCACAAGGTATGCTTGGATATTATATTCGCGGCATTGGAGCGCTTGAAAAACGAAGATTGGATCAAGGATTGTTGGGTTTGGTTATATAAAGGCGCTTGGCAAGAATGGGACATCCATGAAATTGAGATGGCCGTACCGATGAGCCCCGACCAAGTAATGCAAAAACGCCTTGGTATCTTCATCCACCAAAGTCAGAAAGACGTGGTTCCTTTCCAAGGAACTGATTTGCGCGAGTTCTGGCAACGTGCAGAAGATAGGAATGCGAATACAGCGGAACTTTATGACAAACTCGGTTTGCAGAAATATGCAGCGATGGAAGCATTTGTTCGCTACCATTTCTTGTAAAAAATAAATTCGTTGATATTTCAAGCCCCGGTCATCATATGTCCGGGGCTTTTGTATTTCAGCTCTAAATAAGTTTCAGTATTTTTGGGGAAGCCTAATTTATAATTCATGATGACCTTATTATATGTATTGGCAGCACTAGTTGCCGGAACATTACTCGGATATTTCATTGCCATATCAACAAAGAATAGAAATAGTGTTGATAAGCATTTGTATGATGATTTAAACAAGAATTACCAGCAAGTACAACTCCAGCAAACTCAATCCGTTTCAAAAACAACATTGGAACAATTGTACGTTTCCAAAGAATTGCACCTACATACGTTGAAACAAATTCAAGAACAAAAATTCGAAAAGGATGAATTGCAAAGGTATTTACAGGCCAAGGATTCCGAGCTCGTCCAGTTGCATACGGCATGCGCCAGTTTGAAAAAAGAAAATGAAAACTTGCAAGATAAAATGTCCGATTTCAAGGAGGAAGTGGTACGCTTACAGGAATTATCTGAAGAGAAATTTAAAAATCTTGCTACCGAAATACTGAACCACAACAGTAAAGAATTTGCATTGAATAATAAGAGCAATATGGATATCCTGCTGAACCCTTTAAAACAGGATATTACCCAGTTCAAAAAAACGATTGAAGAAACCCGCAAAGAAGACATCCAGGATATTACCAGCCTAAAGAAAGAACTGGAAGCCTTGCAAAAGATGAATCAGCAATTAAGCGGGGACGCACAAAGACTTTCTAAAGCTTTACAATCTGATGTAAAAGTTCAAGGCAACTGGGGCGAGGACAGGCTGAAACTTATCCTAGAAGCGGAAGGCCTGGAGAAATATATCGATTACAGTACCCAGGGCGCGTTCAAAGACACGGAAGAAAACATTACCCGTAAGCCCGATCTCATCCTGAACCTGCCGGGTGGCCAACACATCATCATCGATAGTAAAGTTTCGCTCAACGCGTATATACAATATTTTAACGCGCAAGATAATAATGAGAAAAAAAGTTATTTACAACAATTAGCGAAGAATATCATCCACCATATTGATGATCTTTCCGCTAAAAACTACCAGCACTTGCAGGGACTCAATGCCCCTCCTTTCGTATTCATGTTCATGCATTTCGAATCTGCCTTAAGTTTAGCGCTCAACGAGAACCCGGATATATTTGACCGAGCCTTGAAGAAGAATATTGTTATCATCACGCCTACCACCTTAGTAGCAGCTATGAAAATGGTGAAAATGATTTGGCAGAAGGAAAACAGGGTTAAAAATGTTGAAGAAATCTTTAAACAATGCGGCGCCCTTCATGATAAATTCGTCAGCTTCCTAGAAGATATGAGTAGGTTGGGCGATAGCTTGCAATCTGCTAATAATTCTTATACCAAGGCTTTGAATAAACTAAGTGAGGGCGCCAGGAGAGGCGATACTATTACCGGGAAGATCGATAATATCAAACGGCTGGAAGCCAAAACAACTAAACAAATCCCGCAACAATTCATTAGCGATATCAGTTTATTGGAGGATGATTTTGCCGGGAGTAGAGACGCGGAAGCTGATGTAGAAGAAGATGCCTAATATCAAAAATAACTGATACTAAAATGATTAACCCGAAAGAGTTCTTGGAAAACGAAGGGTACCTTATTATACCAAATGTATTCTCGCAACAGGAAGTTGCTTGTATACAATCATTATTAAATAGCAAGATAGATCCTTGCGCTGAAGGTACCGCCATCCATGCTACAAGGAAAATCCTGCATGAAATCCCGAGTTTGGCGGCACTTATAAAGCCGGGGCTACAAAAATATTTTGATCCGATCTTACCGGGTTCAAAATATTTTCCTGTTAAATCAATTTACTTTGATAAGCCCGCTCATTCCAACTGGTTTGTAAGCTACCACCAAGATTTAACTATATCTGTCAGCAAGCAGGTAGCAACTCCAAAATATTCCAAATGGACAAAGAAAAACGGTTATTTTTCGGTTCAGCCACCTATTGAATTATTACAACAAGTTTACACTTGCAGGATACATTTAGATAATACAACCGGAGACAACGGGGCGCTCCGCGTGGTACCCGGGAGCCATAAGCAAGGCCTTATTCCACCCGATCAGTTCGATCAATACAGGACCAAGGAGGTTATATGTAATGTTCCGGCGGGTGGTATAATGATTATGCAACCTTTAATCCTGCATTCATCCGGCAGGAGTAAAGGAGGTTTAAGCCGCAGGGTTTTACACATTGAATATGCTGCGATGGACTTACCCGGGGAATTAGAATGGGAAGAGAAGATCATTTTGTAGGGTTTAGCCAATGGCCAACCTAGTACTTGTAGCCACACATATATTTAAGGTTTTCAACCCATTTTGTTGTACATTTATCACACAACCCGATATTGATTATGATCACCTCACCGGCAATGTCATCATTATTAGCATTTCCCGTACTTCAAACAGCGAGGTTATCATTGGTGCCTATCAATCCTAAACACCTCGAAGATATTTTTAAATTGTTCAGCGACACGCGCGTTACGCAATTTTATAACCTGCATCCTTTCCGGCAATTGCATGAAGCGCAACACTTTATTGATTATTATGCCAAGCGTTTTCAAGAGCAGAAAGGTGTCCGTTGGGGTATCACGATTCAAGGTGCAACGAAATTGATCGGTACGGTCGGGTTCAACCATTTTACGCCGAACCACCGTTCCAATATAGGCTATGACCTTCATCCCGATTATTGGAACAAGGGCTTTATGACGGAAGCATTAAAACGTGTCATTCAATTTGGAATGGAACAATTACAGGTCAACCGCATCGAAGCGGAAGTTATGCCCGGTAATACGTCATCTATAAAGGTGCTGGAGAAGTTGGGCTTTTACAGGGAAGCTATGCTCAAAGACTGGATGTATTTCGATCAAAAACATTTCGATATGTATATGTTCGTCTTGTTGAGAAAGAAATATGAAGCGATGACAATATCATAAAAACATTAAAAAAATCATTTGACATGCAGACGATATTAGGAGCCGGCGGTATTATTGGCATCGAGCTTGCAAAAGCCCTCACCCAATACACGACAGACATTAGGATAGTAGCTAGGAATCCACAGAAAGTTAACGAGACAGACCAGGTCTTCAAAGCAGATTTATTAAACCCGGGTGAAACATTCCGCGCCATCGAAGGCTCTGAAGTCGTTTACCTAACGGTTGGATTAAAATACCAGGCAAAAGTATGGCAAGAGCAATGGCCTATCTTGATGCAAAATGTTATCAATGCCTGTATCCGTACCGGCGCAAAATTAGTGTTCTTCGATAACGTATACATGTATGGCAAAGTAGATGGATGGATGACGGAAGAAAGCATTATGCGCCCTAATAGCAAGAAAGGAAAAGTGCGTACCCGCCTTATAAGTATGCTCCAGGACGAGATGCATAAGAACACGTTCCCTATTTTAATCGCGCGTTCGGTAGACTTCTACGGACCGGGAACTAAAAACAGCGTTACGAATTTAATATTTGATAATATCCGCGATGGCAAAAAGCCACAATGGCTCGTTGATATCAATGTGCCCCACTCCTTAACTTATACGCCCGATGCCGGCAAAGCAACCGCACTACTGGGAAACACCCCGGATGCTTATAATCAAATTTGGCATTTACCAACCGACCCGGAAAAAATTACGATGAAGTCATTCATTCATCAAGCCTTGGAAGCTGCGGGACTGCCCCAAAAAATCGGTATTTTCCCTCCTTGGTTACTTACGATTGCAGGCTTGTTTAATACCAATATCCGCGAGATCAAGGAAATGTTGTACCAATACGACTCACCGTATCTTTTCGATAGTTCCAAGTTCGAGAAAAGGTTCGGGAAGATGTATACGCCGTACAGTGAGGGTATTCAATATATGATTCAATATAACCGGCAAAAAAGGTAGCCAACCTATTAATCTCATAACTTTTAGTTATAACTCATACTATTTCTTGATTTGACTTAGTTATCGATTCATCTAACCTTTGCAACAATAAAATTTGTTCCAGATGGTTAGAAAATTATTATCGGTTACGAAGGGAAATATTTCATGGCAAGGAATCCTGTTTTTTGTTGCTAT includes the following:
- a CDS encoding NAD-dependent epimerase/dehydratase family protein; the protein is MQTILGAGGIIGIELAKALTQYTTDIRIVARNPQKVNETDQVFKADLLNPGETFRAIEGSEVVYLTVGLKYQAKVWQEQWPILMQNVINACIRTGAKLVFFDNVYMYGKVDGWMTEESIMRPNSKKGKVRTRLISMLQDEMHKNTFPILIARSVDFYGPGTKNSVTNLIFDNIRDGKKPQWLVDINVPHSLTYTPDAGKATALLGNTPDAYNQIWHLPTDPEKITMKSFIHQALEAAGLPQKIGIFPPWLLTIAGLFNTNIREIKEMLYQYDSPYLFDSSKFEKRFGKMYTPYSEGIQYMIQYNRQKR
- a CDS encoding DNA recombination protein RmuC → MMTLLYVLAALVAGTLLGYFIAISTKNRNSVDKHLYDDLNKNYQQVQLQQTQSVSKTTLEQLYVSKELHLHTLKQIQEQKFEKDELQRYLQAKDSELVQLHTACASLKKENENLQDKMSDFKEEVVRLQELSEEKFKNLATEILNHNSKEFALNNKSNMDILLNPLKQDITQFKKTIEETRKEDIQDITSLKKELEALQKMNQQLSGDAQRLSKALQSDVKVQGNWGEDRLKLILEAEGLEKYIDYSTQGAFKDTEENITRKPDLILNLPGGQHIIIDSKVSLNAYIQYFNAQDNNEKKSYLQQLAKNIIHHIDDLSAKNYQHLQGLNAPPFVFMFMHFESALSLALNENPDIFDRALKKNIVIITPTTLVAAMKMVKMIWQKENRVKNVEEIFKQCGALHDKFVSFLEDMSRLGDSLQSANNSYTKALNKLSEGARRGDTITGKIDNIKRLEAKTTKQIPQQFISDISLLEDDFAGSRDAEADVEEDA
- a CDS encoding GNAT family N-acetyltransferase — protein: MSSLLAFPVLQTARLSLVPINPKHLEDIFKLFSDTRVTQFYNLHPFRQLHEAQHFIDYYAKRFQEQKGVRWGITIQGATKLIGTVGFNHFTPNHRSNIGYDLHPDYWNKGFMTEALKRVIQFGMEQLQVNRIEAEVMPGNTSSIKVLEKLGFYREAMLKDWMYFDQKHFDMYMFVLLRKKYEAMTIS
- the nagB gene encoding glucosamine-6-phosphate deaminase — encoded protein: MTINHQEIELIDSFEQIAVEIHPAAKEGSQAVAQQIAALIREKQAANEPCVLGLATGSTPKYLYTELVRLHKEEGLSFKNVVTFNLDEYYPIEPDALQSYNRFMKEHLFNHVDIPEGNYHIPDGTVPKEKIKAYCEAYERKIEEVGGIDVQILGIGNNGHIGFNEPGSNINSHTRLITLDNTTRLANAYEFPNMSQVPRLAITMGISSIMRAKRVILMAWGSHKAKIVRRSVEGHSTDQVPASLLQQHPNCQFVIDEQAAQELTRYKEPWLTGDCEWTPKLIRKAVTSLALKLNKSILMLTDRDYNENGLNDLVVQYGSAYELNIEQFNGIRDTITGWPGGKPGANLPNHPERSEPASKRVLIFSPHPDDDIISMGGTFIRLHEQGHDVHVAYQTSGNIAVTDEFVLRFIDFAVGFDKMFEIDSNKSSKVLEEAKAFLKIKKPSQKDTPEIRAIKGLIRRCEAKATCRYVGVEDNAHFLNLPFYETGLVEKKPMGEEDIQITVDLLQKLKPQQIYCAGDLADPHGTHKVCLDIIFAALERLKNEDWIKDCWVWLYKGAWQEWDIHEIEMAVPMSPDQVMQKRLGIFIHQSQKDVVPFQGTDLREFWQRAEDRNANTAELYDKLGLQKYAAMEAFVRYHFL
- a CDS encoding phytanoyl-CoA dioxygenase family protein codes for the protein MINPKEFLENEGYLIIPNVFSQQEVACIQSLLNSKIDPCAEGTAIHATRKILHEIPSLAALIKPGLQKYFDPILPGSKYFPVKSIYFDKPAHSNWFVSYHQDLTISVSKQVATPKYSKWTKKNGYFSVQPPIELLQQVYTCRIHLDNTTGDNGALRVVPGSHKQGLIPPDQFDQYRTKEVICNVPAGGIMIMQPLILHSSGRSKGGLSRRVLHIEYAAMDLPGELEWEEKIIL